In a genomic window of Streptomyces kaniharaensis:
- a CDS encoding LCP family protein translates to MLGAGAVYYKLNSNITTFDRDAVSKDRPAAAPPDAQGRTPVNILLIGSDSRGNGNSDLGGGGDGGARSDTAILLHVYADHKHAAGISIPRDSLVTIPPCKLPNGKWTKEQTNVMFNSAFSVGDTEQGNPACTQNAVEKLTNLRVDHTIVVDFSGFAAMTKAVGGVEVCLPNDIHEGDLNPNLGHKGKLLFAKGKQKVEGQSALDFVRVRHGIGDGSDIGRTKRQQAFLSSLIKEVKSRGMDPTTLLPLADAATKALTVDPDLGSAAKLLAFATSIKDVDLHDVKFVTTPWRYEGARVALLHPDVDQLWAALRADRTLDGQDASAPGGAATDPAAPAATTAPAGAPTTAAAAESPARAADVRTPVAILNGTTAAGLGGKAAETLKGAGYTVGTIGNAGGKARATTVVEYGTGERAGAEAVAKLFPGATVQPGGKGLSVVLGHDFAAASATTPPSGAAPTAPAPLPTSVSNTARSADEDPCANISYG, encoded by the coding sequence ATGCTGGGCGCCGGCGCCGTCTACTACAAGCTGAACAGCAACATCACGACCTTCGACCGCGACGCCGTCAGCAAGGACCGCCCGGCCGCCGCGCCGCCCGACGCGCAGGGACGCACCCCGGTCAACATCCTGCTGATCGGCTCGGACAGCCGGGGCAACGGCAACAGCGACCTCGGCGGCGGCGGGGACGGCGGCGCCCGCTCCGACACCGCGATCCTGCTGCACGTCTACGCCGACCACAAGCACGCGGCCGGCATCTCGATCCCGCGCGACTCCCTGGTCACCATCCCGCCGTGCAAGCTCCCGAACGGCAAGTGGACCAAGGAGCAGACCAATGTGATGTTCAACAGCGCCTTCTCGGTGGGCGACACCGAGCAGGGCAACCCGGCCTGCACCCAGAACGCCGTCGAGAAGCTCACCAACCTGCGCGTCGACCACACCATCGTCGTCGACTTCAGCGGCTTCGCCGCGATGACCAAGGCGGTCGGCGGCGTCGAGGTCTGCCTGCCGAACGACATCCACGAGGGCGACCTCAACCCCAACCTGGGCCACAAGGGCAAACTGCTCTTCGCCAAGGGCAAGCAGAAGGTCGAGGGCCAGTCCGCGCTCGACTTCGTGCGCGTCCGCCACGGCATCGGCGACGGCTCCGACATCGGCCGCACCAAGCGCCAGCAGGCCTTCCTCTCCTCCCTCATCAAGGAGGTCAAGTCCCGCGGCATGGACCCGACCACGCTGCTGCCGCTCGCCGACGCGGCCACCAAGGCGCTGACCGTCGACCCCGACCTCGGATCGGCCGCCAAACTGCTCGCCTTCGCCACGTCGATCAAGGACGTCGACCTGCACGACGTCAAGTTCGTAACCACCCCCTGGCGTTACGAGGGCGCGCGCGTCGCCCTGCTCCACCCCGACGTCGACCAGCTGTGGGCCGCGCTCAGGGCCGATCGCACGCTGGACGGTCAGGACGCGAGCGCCCCGGGCGGCGCGGCCACCGATCCCGCCGCCCCGGCCGCGACGACCGCACCGGCGGGCGCCCCCACCACCGCGGCGGCCGCCGAGTCGCCTGCCCGGGCCGCCGACGTCAGGACGCCGGTCGCCATCCTCAACGGCACCACAGCGGCCGGTCTCGGCGGCAAGGCCGCGGAGACCCTCAAGGGTGCCGGCTACACCGTCGGCACGATAGGCAACGCCGGCGGCAAGGCCCGGGCCACCACCGTGGTCGAGTACGGCACCGGCGAGCGGGCCGGCGCCGAGGCGGTCGCCAAGCTCTTCCCGGGCGCCACCGTCCAGCCCGGCGGCAAGGGCTTGAGCGTCGTGCTCGGCCACGACTTCGCCGCCGCCTCGGCCACCACCCCGCCGAGCGGCGCGGCACCCACCGCCCCCGCGCCGCTGCCGACCAGCGTCAGCAACACCGCGCGCTCGGCCGACGAGGACCCCTGCGCCAACATCTCCTACGGCTGA
- a CDS encoding SpoIIE family protein phosphatase: MQFRHGNRAEDTPPATTEARSMAAAAALAASHGAMTESDSPYLLRDVLTAAPVGVALLDDRLRWQYANDAFTEVTGLRRADLLGRPAEGTAFAGTAATLRQVLTDGHDREHVTGDPGAPGAPVPPGLRVRYRPLERAGRTTGVVVVVLDDPAAREQLRELEQARARLALLDSAAERIGTTLDVDTTCAELAAFSVPGLAELVTVDVLPPEATAIRTGRAGAQRLHRAAAESVPALHTALAELARPGESVRHHEGSAGARSLAGGIAVLADGSEYADGLASMLVLPLAARGRVIGLLTLGRTAAVPAFAQDEADLLGDLAARAATSIDNARRFTRSQGIALELQRALLSEPGNPHQNLELASRYLPSGTASVVGGDWYETVRLPFGRTLLVMGDVMGHGVEAAVDMSNYRSTLRDVAGMDLPPHRILRQLDNVISANESARPATCLLVLADPGRGRWTLSSAGHLPPALIAPGRPTELLRVPTAPPLGTGLGGYEQITHPLKPGQTLLLYTDGLVERRDEDIDASLARLAAIQLPAEGELDDLLDAVLHALTPAAAEDDIALLAARPRAR, from the coding sequence ATGCAGTTCCGGCACGGCAACCGAGCAGAGGACACCCCGCCCGCTACGACCGAGGCCCGGTCCATGGCGGCAGCGGCGGCCCTAGCCGCGAGCCACGGCGCGATGACCGAGAGCGACAGCCCTTATCTGCTTCGCGACGTCCTCACCGCCGCCCCGGTGGGGGTGGCACTGCTCGACGACCGGTTGCGGTGGCAGTACGCCAACGACGCGTTCACCGAGGTCACCGGCCTGCGCCGCGCCGACCTGCTGGGCCGCCCCGCCGAGGGCACCGCCTTCGCGGGCACCGCCGCCACCCTGCGCCAGGTGCTCACCGACGGCCACGACCGCGAACACGTCACCGGCGACCCCGGTGCCCCGGGCGCTCCAGTGCCGCCCGGCCTGCGCGTGCGATACCGGCCGCTGGAGCGCGCCGGGCGGACCACCGGGGTGGTCGTCGTCGTCCTCGACGACCCCGCCGCCCGGGAGCAGCTCCGCGAACTGGAACAGGCCCGCGCGCGCCTGGCCCTCCTGGACTCCGCCGCCGAGCGCATCGGTACCACCCTCGACGTCGACACCACCTGCGCCGAGCTCGCGGCCTTCAGCGTCCCCGGACTCGCCGAACTCGTCACCGTCGACGTCCTGCCACCGGAGGCCACCGCCATCCGCACCGGCCGCGCCGGCGCCCAGCGCCTGCACCGGGCCGCCGCCGAATCCGTCCCCGCGCTGCACACCGCCCTCGCCGAACTGGCCCGCCCCGGCGAGTCCGTACGCCACCACGAGGGCTCCGCGGGCGCACGCAGCCTCGCTGGCGGTATCGCCGTCCTCGCCGACGGGAGCGAGTACGCCGACGGCCTCGCCTCGATGCTCGTCCTGCCGCTCGCCGCCCGGGGCCGGGTCATCGGCCTGCTCACCCTGGGCCGAACCGCCGCCGTCCCCGCCTTCGCCCAGGACGAGGCCGACCTGCTCGGCGACCTCGCCGCCCGGGCCGCCACCAGCATCGACAACGCCCGCCGCTTCACCCGCTCCCAGGGCATCGCGCTCGAACTCCAGCGGGCCCTGCTCAGCGAACCCGGCAACCCGCACCAGAACCTCGAGCTCGCCTCCCGCTACCTGCCCTCCGGCACCGCCTCGGTGGTCGGCGGCGACTGGTACGAGACGGTCCGGCTGCCGTTCGGCCGCACGCTGCTGGTGATGGGCGACGTCATGGGCCACGGGGTCGAGGCGGCCGTCGACATGAGCAACTACCGCTCGACGCTGCGCGACGTCGCCGGTATGGACCTGCCGCCGCACCGCATCCTGCGCCAGCTCGACAACGTCATCTCCGCGAACGAGTCGGCCCGCCCCGCCACCTGCCTGCTGGTCCTCGCCGACCCGGGCCGAGGCCGCTGGACCCTCTCCAGCGCGGGCCACCTCCCGCCCGCGCTCATCGCGCCCGGCCGCCCCACCGAACTCCTGCGCGTTCCCACCGCGCCCCCGCTCGGCACCGGCCTCGGCGGCTACGAGCAGATCACCCACCCGCTGAAACCGGGCCAGACCCTGCTCCTCTACACCGACGGCCTGGTCGAACGCCGCGACGAGGACATCGACGCCTCCCTCGCCCGCCTCGCCGCGATCCAGCTCCCCGCCGAGGGCGAGCTCGACGACCTCCTCGACGCCGTCCTCCACGCCCTCACCCCCGCCGCCGCGGAGGACGACATCGCTCTCCTGGCCGCCCGCCCCCGCGCACGCTAG
- a CDS encoding thiaminase II/PqqC family protein has protein sequence MNHPILTQIKQLRAELAPGDTAPTLVTALADGRAPLGTLAELAAQQYRIITSDRRSLLLLATRCADRPAGAWFATLADGESAALRTLPALAAACGLDPRSLDPSGPTPDSPPARPPLPGCQAYPAFLAWLALNARPASATVAMITNFAAWGGYCATIGEALRCHYDFPDEACAFFDFFAQPATALEQQAADALGPDPLDGPTLAAAREYALLLQAYEHLFWDTLAASAAD, from the coding sequence GTGAACCACCCGATCCTCACTCAGATCAAGCAGCTGCGCGCCGAGTTGGCTCCCGGCGACACCGCGCCCACGCTCGTCACGGCGCTCGCCGACGGCCGTGCCCCGCTCGGCACGCTCGCCGAACTCGCCGCCCAGCAGTACCGGATCATCACCTCCGACCGGCGCAGCCTGCTGCTCCTCGCCACCCGCTGCGCCGACCGCCCGGCCGGCGCGTGGTTCGCCACCCTCGCCGACGGCGAGAGCGCCGCGCTGCGCACCCTGCCCGCACTGGCCGCCGCGTGCGGCCTCGACCCGAGAAGCCTCGACCCGAGCGGCCCGACTCCGGACAGCCCCCCGGCCCGCCCGCCGCTGCCCGGGTGCCAGGCCTACCCCGCGTTCCTCGCCTGGCTCGCCCTGAACGCCCGCCCCGCCTCCGCCACGGTCGCCATGATCACCAACTTCGCGGCCTGGGGCGGCTACTGCGCCACCATCGGTGAGGCTCTGCGCTGCCACTACGACTTCCCGGACGAGGCGTGCGCGTTCTTCGACTTCTTCGCCCAGCCCGCCACCGCCCTGGAGCAGCAGGCCGCCGACGCCCTCGGGCCGGACCCGCTGGACGGCCCGACGCTCGCCGCCGCCCGCGAGTACGCGCTGCTGCTCCAGGCGTACGAGCACCTGTTCTGGGACACCCTCGCAGCATCTGCGGCCGACTGA
- a CDS encoding ketopantoate reductase family protein: MVDLATPGRPGLLWKPAPDRGPPTRPAGRSQRPVGLYDGDAFGRPTMSWRRCAPSARVSPTQRPQPALRLPCTWARGHPDRRARPDAAGSLRRRARRDATQRPRPRRGAARAVPEAMKSSTQRDAEAGRPIELDTIGGAVLRAAARHGIETPVIAGLVRELGEGR; encoded by the coding sequence ATGGTGGACCTGGCTACACCCGGGCGTCCCGGCCTGCTCTGGAAGCCCGCCCCGGACCGAGGCCCGCCAACCCGCCCAGCCGGCCGGTCCCAGCGCCCGGTGGGCCTCTACGACGGCGACGCGTTCGGCCGGCCCACGATGTCGTGGAGGCGCTGCGCGCCGAGCGCCCGGGTGTCCCCGACTCAGCGACCACAACCTGCGCTCCGGCTCCCCTGCACCTGGGCCCGCGGACACCCCGACCGCCGCGCTCGACCGGATGCCGCCGGAAGCCTTCGGCGCCGGGCTCGTCGTGACGCTACTCAACGGCCTCGACCACGTCGCGGCGCTGCGCGAGCGGTACCCGAAGCCATGAAGTCCTCGACACAGCGCGACGCCGAGGCCGGCCGCCCGATCGAACTCGACACCATCGGCGGCGCCGTCCTGCGGGCCGCCGCCCGGCACGGAATCGAGACGCCGGTGATCGCCGGGCTGGTCCGGGAACTGGGCGAGGGCCGTTGA
- a CDS encoding ABC transporter ATP-binding protein, with protein sequence MAEMTTDTAVVTAQTWTGAAARAEELHRAYGRGGAAVRALRGVSVAFAPGTFTAVMGPSGSGKTTLLHCLAGMDRPTGGTVWWGGTEVSRLPERRLAELRRSRVGFVFQAFNLMPAMTVAQNVELPGRLAGERPDRARVLDALARVGLAGRERHRPGQLSGGQQQRVAIARALVARPEVLFADEPTGALDRATGHDILDLLRAGVDHDGQTCVMVTHDPVAAGYADRVLLLADGLLVDDLVRPTAAQVGERLSQLGG encoded by the coding sequence ATGGCTGAGATGACGACAGATACCGCCGTGGTGACGGCGCAGACGTGGACGGGCGCTGCCGCCCGGGCGGAGGAGCTCCACCGCGCGTACGGGCGGGGCGGGGCCGCGGTGCGGGCACTGCGGGGGGTGTCCGTCGCCTTCGCACCGGGCACGTTCACGGCGGTGATGGGGCCCTCGGGCTCCGGCAAGACGACGCTGCTGCACTGCCTCGCCGGGATGGACCGGCCCACCGGGGGCACGGTCTGGTGGGGCGGCACCGAGGTGTCGCGGCTGCCCGAGCGGCGGCTCGCCGAGCTGCGGCGCAGCCGGGTCGGGTTCGTGTTCCAGGCGTTCAACCTGATGCCCGCGATGACGGTTGCGCAGAACGTCGAGCTGCCCGGGCGGCTGGCGGGGGAGCGGCCGGACCGGGCCCGGGTGCTGGACGCGCTCGCCCGGGTGGGGCTCGCCGGGCGCGAGCGGCACCGGCCCGGGCAGCTGTCGGGCGGCCAGCAGCAGCGGGTGGCGATTGCCCGGGCGCTGGTCGCACGGCCGGAGGTGCTGTTCGCCGACGAGCCGACCGGTGCGCTCGACCGGGCGACCGGGCACGACATCCTCGACCTGCTGCGCGCGGGCGTGGACCACGACGGGCAGACGTGCGTCATGGTCACCCACGACCCGGTCGCCGCCGGGTACGCGGACCGGGTCCTGCTGCTGGCCGACGGACTGCTCGTGGACGATTTGGTGCGGCCGACCGCCGCCCAGGTCGGCGAGCGGCTGAGCCAGCTGGGAGGGTGA
- a CDS encoding FtsX-like permease family protein yields the protein MSATLSLAAGQIRRRPAAFAGLAVALFLAVAAVTLFGSLFAADVAAPDSARSAAAAGGPGLMVIAGAFGEIAVLVAFFVVVNALGFTLRQQHRDLALLRTIAATPRQVRRLVRVQVVVTVLLVAPPGWAAGTSGGRWFLAALQHRGMAAPGIRIPSTPLPTAVALLAALLVGLAAAAVAARRITRITPATALTASTTGQGRAGAVRLLAGAGVLTGGVLLLRLAATRPGAELDKAGQAALLGSLVLLVAVALLGPLAARVMATALGAPIRTLAPRAGWLADANLRGYAGRLSSAVVPVALLVGLSGTMLIMTTTAEHAVRATGAATSVTKAGDVWLRQAELGMLVCFAAVSTVNTLVALTADRRREFALLRLVGATRRQLFRMLSAEAALTAAVGVLLGAGVAAMASGAFSRAATGSVVPVVPGAACGWVAAGAMVLTVPAVLGAGLRATGGSAAEVAGGERG from the coding sequence ATGAGCGCCACGCTGTCCCTGGCCGCCGGCCAGATCCGGCGCCGACCGGCCGCCTTCGCGGGCCTGGCGGTCGCCCTGTTCCTCGCGGTGGCGGCGGTGACGCTGTTCGGCTCGCTGTTCGCCGCCGACGTCGCGGCGCCGGACTCGGCCCGTTCGGCGGCGGCGGCCGGCGGGCCGGGCCTGATGGTGATCGCGGGCGCGTTCGGCGAGATCGCGGTGCTGGTCGCGTTCTTCGTCGTGGTCAACGCGCTCGGCTTCACGCTGCGGCAGCAGCATCGCGACCTGGCCCTGCTGCGGACGATCGCGGCGACACCCCGTCAGGTGCGCCGGCTGGTACGCGTCCAGGTCGTGGTGACCGTACTGTTGGTGGCCCCTCCCGGGTGGGCGGCCGGAACTTCGGGCGGACGCTGGTTCCTTGCCGCGCTTCAGCACCGCGGGATGGCCGCGCCCGGAATCCGGATACCCAGCACGCCGCTGCCCACGGCCGTCGCACTGCTCGCGGCACTCCTCGTCGGGCTCGCCGCGGCCGCCGTCGCGGCCCGGCGGATCACCCGGATCACCCCGGCCACCGCGCTGACGGCGAGCACCACCGGCCAGGGGCGGGCGGGCGCCGTGCGGCTGCTGGCCGGGGCGGGCGTGCTCACCGGCGGCGTGCTGCTGTTGCGTCTCGCAGCGACCAGGCCGGGCGCTGAGCTCGACAAGGCGGGCCAGGCGGCGCTGCTCGGCTCGCTGGTGCTGCTGGTCGCGGTGGCCCTGCTCGGGCCGCTGGCCGCGCGCGTCATGGCCACTGCGCTCGGTGCGCCGATCCGCACGCTGGCACCCCGGGCGGGCTGGCTCGCTGACGCCAACCTGCGCGGCTACGCGGGTCGGCTCTCCTCCGCCGTGGTGCCCGTTGCGCTGCTGGTCGGGCTGTCGGGCACCATGTTGATCATGACGACTACGGCCGAGCACGCGGTACGCGCGACCGGCGCCGCCACCAGCGTCACCAAGGCCGGCGACGTCTGGCTGCGCCAGGCGGAGCTGGGGATGCTGGTCTGCTTCGCCGCTGTGTCCACGGTGAACACCCTGGTGGCGCTGACCGCGGACCGTCGCCGTGAGTTCGCACTGCTTCGGCTGGTCGGCGCGACGCGGCGGCAACTGTTCCGGATGCTGTCCGCCGAGGCTGCGCTGACGGCCGCGGTGGGGGTGCTGCTCGGCGCGGGCGTCGCGGCGATGGCGTCGGGGGCGTTCAGCCGGGCGGCGACGGGGTCGGTGGTGCCGGTGGTGCCGGGTGCGGCATGCGGGTGGGTCGCCGCAGGCGCGATGGTGCTGACGGTACCGGCGGTCCTCGGGGCGGGGTTGCGGGCGACGGGCGGTTCGGCGGCGGAGGTGGCGGGTGGTGAGCGTGGGTGA
- a CDS encoding sensor histidine kinase, which translates to MSEVGPALASGGRFLSVRGGEFAFAVLGLPLGVLGGVYAVAVLYVGALLSLTVLGLPFVLVALAGARGLGALHRRLVGRLLGERVAPPPALPRPHGMLARGRVGLTDPVAWRSLLYLLLRLPLGAFGFAVAVLLPLGCAWAIGFRLWIRLLEPGPRPVGWLDVASAPVGLAVLTVLPAALRALSGANRGLARLLLGPARSQERVRELESARATLLAENTDRLRRLERDLHDGTQAQLVALAITLSLADDVLDAVPETAPDLERLRSLVGRARGQTDDTIAGLRRLTRGIHPVALDGGLGEALPGLTATSPVPVTVRLDLRERPGEAIERAVYFCAAELLTNVAKHSGARTAELAATAARGRVRLTVRDDGRGGASLGAGTGLSGLAARLAAVDGALRVESPPGGPTVVTAELPSRL; encoded by the coding sequence GTGAGTGAGGTCGGTCCGGCACTGGCGTCTGGTGGGCGGTTCCTGTCCGTCCGGGGTGGCGAGTTCGCCTTTGCGGTGCTCGGGTTGCCGCTCGGGGTGCTCGGCGGGGTGTACGCGGTCGCCGTGCTGTACGTGGGAGCGCTGCTGTCGCTCACCGTGCTGGGCCTGCCGTTCGTGCTCGTCGCCCTGGCCGGGGCGCGCGGGCTCGGTGCGCTGCACCGGCGGCTGGTCGGGCGGCTGCTCGGTGAGCGGGTGGCGCCGCCGCCGGCGCTGCCCCGCCCGCACGGGATGCTCGCGCGGGGGCGGGTGGGGCTGACCGACCCGGTGGCGTGGCGGTCGCTGCTCTACCTGCTGCTGCGGCTGCCGCTCGGGGCGTTCGGCTTCGCCGTCGCGGTCCTGCTGCCGCTCGGCTGCGCCTGGGCGATCGGCTTCCGGCTCTGGATCAGGCTGCTGGAGCCCGGGCCGAGGCCGGTCGGCTGGCTGGACGTGGCCTCCGCTCCGGTCGGGCTCGCCGTCCTGACCGTGCTGCCTGCGGCGCTGCGGGCGCTGAGCGGTGCGAACCGAGGCCTGGCCCGGCTGCTCCTGGGTCCGGCCCGGTCCCAGGAGCGCGTTCGCGAGCTGGAGAGCGCTCGGGCCACCCTGCTCGCCGAGAACACCGACCGGCTCCGCCGGCTCGAACGCGACCTTCACGACGGCACTCAGGCGCAGTTGGTGGCCCTCGCCATCACCCTTTCCCTCGCCGACGACGTGCTCGACGCCGTCCCCGAGACCGCGCCGGACCTGGAGCGGCTGCGCAGCCTGGTCGGCCGGGCACGCGGTCAGACCGACGACACCATCGCGGGCCTGCGCCGGCTCACCCGGGGCATCCACCCGGTGGCGCTCGACGGCGGCCTCGGCGAGGCGCTGCCCGGCCTCACCGCCACCTCGCCTGTGCCGGTCACCGTTCGGCTGGACCTGCGGGAACGGCCCGGCGAGGCCATCGAGCGGGCCGTCTACTTCTGCGCGGCCGAGCTCCTGACCAATGTCGCCAAGCACAGCGGCGCCCGAACGGCCGAGCTGGCGGCGACGGCTGCGCGCGGCCGGGTCAGGCTGACGGTCCGGGACGACGGGCGCGGCGGCGCCTCGCTCGGAGCGGGGACGGGGCTTTCGGGCCTGGCCGCGAGACTCGCGGCGGTGGATGGCGCGTTGCGGGTGGAGAGCCCGCCAGGTGGTCCGACAGTGGTGACGGCGGAGCTGCCGAGCAGGTTGTGA
- a CDS encoding response regulator transcription factor encodes MIDKPLRVVLAEDSVILRDGMVELLGARGCTVVATAGTAPELIAAVAEHRPDVAVVDIRMPPTHTDEGIRAAVEIRAGTPEVGILVFSQHVETAWAARLLADGAAGIGYLLKERVARTSEFVDALHRVAEGGTALDPDVVTRLMRGGQRTRVGTLTPREREVLELMAQGHSNRSIAARLVVSERAVEKHVAAVFAKFDLPATDADNRRVKAVLTYLAESR; translated from the coding sequence ATGATCGACAAGCCGCTCCGCGTCGTACTGGCCGAGGACTCCGTGATCCTCCGGGACGGGATGGTCGAACTGCTCGGCGCCCGCGGGTGCACGGTGGTCGCCACCGCCGGGACGGCCCCCGAACTGATCGCCGCCGTCGCCGAGCACCGACCGGACGTCGCCGTCGTCGACATCCGGATGCCACCCACCCACACCGACGAGGGCATTCGCGCCGCCGTCGAGATCCGGGCCGGCACGCCCGAGGTAGGCATCCTCGTCTTCTCCCAGCACGTGGAAACCGCCTGGGCCGCCCGCCTGCTCGCGGACGGCGCGGCCGGCATCGGCTACCTGCTGAAGGAACGGGTCGCCCGGACCTCGGAGTTCGTGGACGCCCTCCACCGCGTCGCGGAGGGCGGCACGGCGCTCGACCCGGACGTGGTCACCCGGCTGATGCGCGGCGGACAGCGCACCCGGGTCGGCACACTGACACCGCGTGAGCGCGAGGTACTGGAACTGATGGCCCAGGGCCACTCCAACCGGTCGATCGCCGCCCGCCTGGTGGTGTCGGAACGGGCCGTGGAGAAGCACGTGGCAGCCGTCTTCGCGAAGTTCGACCTGCCCGCGACCGACGCCGACAACCGACGGGTCAAGGCCGTCCTGACCTACCTCGCCGAGAGCAGGTAG
- a CDS encoding AMP-binding enzyme yields MPPLSGPARRGPHRAGPGRTELPRGEQGEIHVRSAGVMAGYWKRPDLTAEVLRDGWLHTGDVGYLDEDGYLYLADRLKDVIIVVGGHVYPSEVEDLLLTHPAIARCAVFGVRDGQEAEHVHAAVVAVRDTGRTSRRSAGSSRRARAGCTRRRPCTSCPRSR; encoded by the coding sequence ATGCCGCCATTATCCGGGCCGGCCCGGCGCGGCCCGCACCGAGCCGGCCCGGGCCGGACGGAACTGCCGCGGGGGGAGCAGGGCGAGATCCACGTCCGCTCGGCCGGCGTCATGGCCGGGTACTGGAAGCGGCCCGACCTCACCGCCGAGGTGCTGCGCGACGGCTGGCTGCACACCGGGGACGTCGGCTACCTCGACGAGGACGGCTATCTCTACCTCGCCGACCGGCTCAAGGACGTGATCATCGTGGTCGGCGGGCACGTGTACCCGTCCGAGGTGGAGGACCTCCTCCTCACCCACCCGGCGATCGCCCGGTGCGCGGTCTTCGGGGTCCGCGACGGGCAGGAGGCGGAGCACGTCCACGCCGCCGTCGTCGCCGTGCGGGACACCGGCCGGACCTCGCGGAGGTCCGCGGGTTCGTCACGGCGCGCAAGGGCCGGATGTACGCGCCGGAGGCCC